In the Candidatus Dormiibacterota bacterium genome, GTTGCGCGGAGGTCGCCGGCCGCCCAGGCGCCGGTGAACGACTGCAGGATTCGCGCGGTCAGCCCCCAGATTCGGCGCCCTTCGTGATCGAGCACGGGGCTCGCGACACGGATGCCGCCAAACTCCACCTCGCCCTCACGAAGGGACGGCCCCAGGATCGTTGCGAGCGGAACGGTGAACACCGCTGCCGTTTCGCGCGAGTCGATCCGCAAGGCACCGGGTTCGATTGTCGCGACGAACGGCGTCACGTCGAACGTATTGATACGCTGGCGAATAAGCGGCAACGTTGCGAGTATCTGAACGCGACTGGCTTCGATCCCGACTTCTTCGTGCAATTCGCGCAGGGCCGCCGCTTCGAGATCGTGGTCCGCAGCGTCTAGTCTACCGCCCGGCAGGCCGATCTGCCCCGGATGATCGCGCAGATGCGTCGCTCTCTCGACAAAAATGACGCCGTGCGGCGATTCCCGCAGGATCGCAATCGTCACCGCCGCCGGCCGACGCATTTTCATCCTCGCGCATTCCTCGTTCGGCCGGCCGAACGCCTGCATGGACGCAGGTTCGGGGTGGAGAGCAGCAAATGACCGTTT is a window encoding:
- a CDS encoding CoA pyrophosphatase, giving the protein MKMRRPAAVTIAILRESPHGVIFVERATHLRDHPGQIGLPGGRLDAADHDLEAAALRELHEEVGIEASRVQILATLPLIRQRINTFDVTPFVATIEPGALRIDSRETAAVFTVPLATILGPSLREGEVEFGGIRVASPVLDHEGRRIWGLTARILQSFTGAWAAGDLRATIERALR